In the genome of Oceanispirochaeta sp., one region contains:
- a CDS encoding phosphate acyltransferase, with amino-acid sequence MKMHLNDMLTSKRKGRVALIRAEHEESLLTVKRGIEENLADFILIGDGDIIREKAESLGISLERCDIRPVQSDKDAADMGARLAADKEIDVLMKGMIQTSVFTKALLNREWGLIPEGGLISHMGLFELPGLDRPVGITDAALNIQPDLSQKIIILSNAIAVMHRLGVALVKAACIAPVEMENPKIPSTIDAAALSRMDWEGALVEGPLALDAALSAKAAAVKGIESALAGEPDLLLFPDLNTANAVYKAFAFTPGSRNAGILAGLSLPVILTSRSDPEETRYLSLKLALGAME; translated from the coding sequence ATGAAAATGCATCTGAATGACATGCTGACAAGCAAGCGTAAGGGACGGGTTGCCCTGATCCGGGCAGAACACGAAGAATCCCTTTTAACGGTGAAACGAGGGATCGAGGAAAATCTGGCTGATTTTATTCTGATCGGAGACGGGGACATCATCCGTGAAAAAGCCGAGTCTCTGGGTATTTCCCTGGAGAGATGCGACATCCGTCCTGTCCAGAGCGACAAGGATGCCGCCGACATGGGCGCCCGATTAGCCGCAGACAAAGAGATCGATGTTCTGATGAAAGGGATGATCCAGACCTCCGTCTTTACAAAAGCCCTGCTCAACAGGGAGTGGGGGCTGATCCCCGAGGGCGGTTTGATCAGTCATATGGGCTTGTTTGAACTCCCGGGACTGGACCGTCCCGTGGGGATTACGGATGCAGCCTTGAACATACAGCCCGACCTGAGTCAGAAGATCATCATCCTGAGCAATGCCATCGCGGTGATGCACCGATTGGGTGTGGCCCTTGTGAAAGCCGCCTGCATTGCTCCTGTAGAAATGGAAAATCCCAAGATCCCCAGCACCATAGATGCGGCGGCCCTCTCCAGGATGGACTGGGAAGGCGCCCTTGTAGAGGGTCCTCTGGCTCTGGATGCGGCACTCTCGGCAAAGGCTGCGGCAGTCAAGGGGATCGAAAGCGCCCTGGCAGGAGAACCCGACCTGCTCCTCTTTCCCGACCTGAATACGGCTAATGCGGTTTATAAGGCCTTTGCCTTTACGCCGGGAAGCCGGAATGCAGGCATACTGGCAGGACTCAGCCTGCCTGTGATCCTGACCTCCCGTTCAGATCCCGAGGAGACCCGTTACCTTTCATTGAAACTGGCCCTGGGGGCCATGGAATAA
- the buk gene encoding butyrate kinase → MSFLILVVNPGSTSTKAALFRDRDMLEESSLSHDPEELKACGSLAGQLGLRINAVLFLLNQEGIPLGTVDAVIGRGGLMKPLPSGVYEISREMMEDMSENRYGTHASNLGALMARQLAEAFGKRDCPALIADPVVVDELIPEARITGLPAIKRRSIFHALNQKSVARQAAEILGGQYEELNFIVAHMGGGISVGAHRQGRVIDVNNALDGEGPFSPERSGTLPAGQLLDRVEAGVALTELRRSLTGEGGLAALTGTKDLRVFLEQVQGGDGKAAVVYKALVLRVSQEICRHGATLEGRIDRIILTGGLAKSTRFTEDLKKRVSFLAEVLVIPGEREMQALAENALAVLKGERKICRYEVQGVG, encoded by the coding sequence ATGAGTTTTCTTATACTGGTCGTCAATCCCGGCTCGACCTCAACAAAGGCAGCCCTGTTCAGGGACCGGGACATGCTGGAGGAGAGTTCCCTCAGCCATGATCCTGAAGAACTGAAAGCCTGCGGCAGCCTGGCGGGTCAACTGGGACTCCGCATAAATGCCGTACTCTTTCTTCTGAATCAGGAGGGAATTCCTCTGGGGACAGTGGATGCCGTCATAGGACGGGGCGGTTTGATGAAGCCCCTCCCCAGCGGCGTTTACGAGATCAGCCGGGAGATGATGGAGGATATGTCTGAAAACAGATACGGGACTCATGCCAGCAATCTGGGGGCTCTCATGGCCAGACAGCTGGCGGAGGCCTTTGGAAAAAGAGACTGTCCCGCCCTGATTGCCGATCCTGTCGTGGTGGATGAATTGATCCCGGAGGCAAGAATAACCGGCCTGCCTGCCATAAAACGGCGGAGCATCTTTCATGCCCTGAATCAGAAGTCGGTGGCCCGGCAGGCGGCGGAGATTCTGGGAGGGCAATATGAGGAGCTGAATTTCATCGTGGCCCATATGGGCGGGGGAATCTCGGTAGGAGCCCACAGGCAGGGCCGGGTCATCGACGTCAACAACGCCCTGGACGGAGAGGGGCCCTTCTCTCCCGAACGCAGCGGCACCCTCCCCGCCGGGCAGCTCCTGGACCGGGTGGAGGCGGGAGTAGCCCTAACAGAACTCCGCCGAAGCCTGACCGGTGAGGGAGGCCTGGCGGCTCTGACGGGGACAAAAGATCTGCGTGTTTTCCTGGAGCAAGTCCAGGGAGGGGACGGGAAGGCCGCGGTTGTCTACAAAGCCCTGGTTTTACGGGTTTCACAGGAGATATGCCGTCATGGAGCCACCCTGGAGGGGAGGATCGACCGGATCATTCTCACAGGAGGGCTGGCCAAGAGCACCCGATTCACCGAAGATTTGAAGAAGAGAGTGTCCTTCCTGGCCGAGGTCCTGGTCATTCCGGGAGAACGGGAAATGCAGGCTCTCGCCGAAAACGCCCTGGCTGTCCTGAAGGGTGAGCGTAAAATCTGCAGGTATGAGGTCCAAGGAGTGGGATGA
- a CDS encoding 2-oxoacid:acceptor oxidoreductase family protein gives MIVKEKPKAFYDTFERKGAGEKVTHYCPGCGHGTAHKLIAEVLAEMEIQDRTIFLSPVGCSVFAYYYMDTGNIQCAHGRAPAVGTGIRRTRKDAILISYQGDGDLAAIGTAEIIHAANRGENLTVFFINNAIYGMTGGQMAPTTLEGQKTLTTPLGRSPGRDGHPIGMSEVMASLKTPVFIERVSLSTPGKVLKARKVFRKALENQVDRKGFSFVEVLSPCPINWKMDPVEARKWMQDQLEPLYPVQNFRDHSEIPTPADDTLPFLNDAALIELLQTGGSVPEPPSTSEKLEQRVKIAGFGGQGVLSAGVLLANYVLARGYQATWLPSYGPEMRGGKANASVIFSTREIGSPVVAHPNVLIALNTPSLVSFEQDVQPGGLILVNSSLIKEKVSRKDVEVLEIPASEMAREGGVLATANIIMLTIYLKHRDLADIRILKGILPGSVKRKEAVDLNLRMIDRALEYYERMFS, from the coding sequence GTGATTGTCAAAGAAAAACCAAAAGCCTTTTACGATACATTTGAGAGAAAAGGTGCGGGAGAAAAAGTCACCCATTACTGCCCGGGCTGCGGCCACGGCACGGCTCATAAACTGATAGCCGAAGTATTGGCTGAAATGGAAATTCAAGACCGGACCATCTTCCTCTCCCCCGTGGGATGTTCCGTCTTTGCCTATTACTACATGGATACAGGAAATATCCAGTGCGCCCATGGACGAGCCCCGGCTGTGGGAACGGGAATCAGACGGACCCGGAAGGATGCCATCCTGATCTCCTATCAGGGAGATGGAGATCTGGCAGCCATCGGGACGGCCGAGATCATCCATGCAGCCAACCGGGGTGAGAATTTGACTGTATTCTTTATCAATAATGCCATCTACGGCATGACGGGGGGGCAGATGGCTCCGACCACACTGGAGGGACAGAAGACTCTGACCACTCCCCTGGGACGTTCCCCCGGACGGGACGGGCATCCCATCGGCATGTCCGAAGTGATGGCGTCCCTGAAGACTCCTGTTTTTATTGAACGAGTCTCTCTCTCTACCCCCGGAAAGGTCCTGAAGGCCCGGAAGGTATTCCGCAAGGCCCTGGAAAACCAGGTGGATCGGAAAGGATTCAGTTTCGTGGAGGTTCTCTCCCCCTGCCCCATCAACTGGAAGATGGACCCGGTGGAAGCCCGAAAATGGATGCAGGATCAGCTGGAACCCCTCTACCCTGTGCAGAATTTCAGGGATCATTCAGAGATTCCCACTCCCGCCGATGATACGCTTCCCTTTTTGAATGATGCCGCCCTGATCGAACTGCTTCAAACAGGCGGTTCTGTCCCGGAACCCCCATCGACCTCGGAGAAACTGGAACAGAGGGTGAAAATTGCCGGGTTCGGCGGACAGGGGGTTCTCTCTGCAGGAGTCCTTCTGGCCAACTACGTCCTCGCCCGGGGGTATCAGGCCACCTGGCTCCCCTCGTACGGTCCGGAAATGCGGGGTGGTAAAGCCAATGCCAGCGTCATTTTCTCGACCCGGGAGATTGGTTCTCCCGTGGTGGCTCATCCCAACGTGCTCATCGCCCTGAACACTCCCTCCCTGGTCAGCTTTGAACAGGATGTCCAGCCGGGAGGACTGATCCTGGTCAACTCATCCCTGATTAAGGAGAAGGTCAGCCGAAAGGATGTGGAGGTCCTGGAAATCCCCGCCTCCGAAATGGCAAGGGAGGGAGGCGTTCTGGCGACGGCCAATATCATCATGCTCACCATCTACCTCAAACACCGGGACCTGGCGGATATCCGGATTCTCAAAGGCATACTCCCGGGGAGTGTAAAACGCAAGGAGGCGGTGGATCTGAACCTGAGGATGATAGACAGGGCTCTGGAATATTATGAGAGAATGTTTTCATGA
- the vorB gene encoding 3-methyl-2-oxobutanoate dehydrogenase subunit VorB, with the protein MSENVKQLIKGNEAAVYGALMGGATHFFGYPITPASEIAQGAARYFTLAGRHFLQAESEVAVINMLYGSAAAGARVMTASSGPGMSLMAEGLSYIAGAELPCVVVDVQRAGPGLGNIWPEQSDYNITVKGGGHGNYKSIVLAPHSAQELCDFTYQAFELADRYRITVIILADAYIGQMMEPVEIPGIVLQGQRKDWALYGDRESRGNLVTSILMDPQLQSEHNWMLQDKYEQIAREFCLWDEVETEDAEYLFVAYGITSRICHSAVEELRSKGIKAGLLRPQTLTPFPQKRLKELASTGRTIISAELSNGMMAEDVDRIFAGKAECERFCWLGGIIPSVQDIVERVGTLARGGTL; encoded by the coding sequence ATGTCTGAAAATGTCAAACAACTGATCAAAGGCAATGAAGCGGCTGTTTATGGAGCCCTCATGGGAGGAGCGACTCACTTTTTCGGCTATCCCATCACTCCTGCCAGCGAGATTGCCCAGGGTGCGGCCAGGTATTTTACCCTCGCGGGACGCCATTTCCTCCAGGCGGAATCCGAGGTCGCTGTCATCAATATGCTCTATGGTTCCGCCGCGGCGGGAGCCCGGGTCATGACCGCCTCATCGGGGCCGGGAATGTCTCTTATGGCGGAAGGACTTTCCTACATAGCCGGAGCCGAGCTGCCCTGTGTTGTGGTGGATGTGCAGAGGGCCGGACCGGGGCTGGGAAACATCTGGCCCGAACAGAGTGACTACAATATCACCGTCAAGGGCGGTGGTCATGGAAACTACAAAAGCATCGTTCTGGCCCCTCATTCGGCTCAGGAATTGTGTGACTTCACCTACCAGGCCTTCGAGCTGGCCGATCGGTACAGAATAACGGTGATCATCCTGGCGGATGCCTACATCGGACAGATGATGGAACCCGTGGAAATTCCCGGGATAGTCCTGCAGGGACAGAGGAAGGACTGGGCCCTCTATGGAGACAGGGAAAGCCGGGGAAACCTGGTCACTTCCATCCTGATGGACCCTCAGCTCCAGAGCGAACACAACTGGATGCTCCAGGATAAGTATGAACAGATAGCCAGGGAGTTCTGCCTGTGGGACGAGGTGGAAACTGAAGATGCGGAATACCTGTTTGTCGCCTACGGCATTACATCCAGGATCTGCCATAGCGCCGTGGAAGAACTCCGCAGCAAAGGCATTAAGGCGGGCCTCCTCCGACCCCAAACCCTCACCCCCTTCCCGCAGAAACGCCTGAAAGAACTGGCCTCAACAGGCAGAACCATCATCAGCGCCGAACTGTCGAATGGAATGATGGCCGAGGATGTGGACAGGATTTTCGCGGGGAAGGCTGAATGTGAACGTTTTTGCTGGCTGGGCGGAATCATACCATCGGTTCAGGATATCGTTGAAAGAGTCGGGACTCTGGCCCGGGGAGGTACGCTGTGA
- a CDS encoding DUF2804 domain-containing protein, which yields MKHQFELTEPSDLLDKKGLLLHPGWARQPLWHYDRGAIRANALQIKEWDYYYVLSDDLKKGITFTISDLGYAGLMAVCWLDFEKNTFKQADTIAPLTLGRITRGLGEGTLGSDAGILEFKNKDMNLRFETGSGKRILSFELAQMDIPGEGTGLSGTLTLTQPEGMESMNIATSWKENRKRFYYNRKINCMPASGTVKAGSNSFNFNPDRASGGLDWGRGAWTYQNRWYWSSASGYLEGKPFGFNLGYGFSDRTPASENLLFFEHRAHKLDEVLFDFDPEDYTKPWTFTSSDGRLDLNFKPLFDRSSQVNLLLIKSVQHQVFGRFSGRVRLDDGRELILNDFLGFAEDVYNRW from the coding sequence ATGAAACACCAGTTTGAGTTGACAGAGCCTTCCGATCTTCTGGATAAAAAAGGGTTACTCCTGCATCCTGGTTGGGCAAGGCAGCCCCTGTGGCATTATGACAGAGGGGCCATCCGGGCCAATGCCCTGCAGATCAAGGAATGGGATTATTACTATGTCCTGTCTGATGATCTTAAAAAGGGCATCACCTTTACCATCAGTGATCTGGGTTATGCAGGACTTATGGCCGTATGCTGGCTGGATTTTGAAAAGAACACTTTTAAGCAGGCCGACACGATCGCCCCTTTGACCCTGGGCAGAATTACAAGAGGACTGGGGGAAGGAACCCTGGGTTCAGACGCAGGGATTCTGGAATTTAAGAATAAAGACATGAATCTGCGCTTTGAGACGGGTTCCGGGAAGAGAATCCTTTCTTTCGAACTGGCACAGATGGATATTCCCGGAGAGGGAACCGGGCTCTCGGGGACACTGACTCTGACCCAGCCTGAAGGCATGGAGAGCATGAATATCGCCACCTCCTGGAAGGAAAACAGAAAAAGATTTTATTATAACCGGAAGATTAACTGCATGCCCGCATCAGGCACGGTGAAAGCCGGTTCAAACAGTTTCAATTTTAATCCCGATCGGGCTTCAGGAGGACTGGACTGGGGCCGGGGCGCCTGGACCTATCAAAACAGATGGTACTGGAGCTCCGCCAGCGGATACCTCGAAGGGAAACCTTTCGGTTTTAATCTGGGTTATGGTTTTTCCGACAGAACCCCTGCCAGCGAAAATTTGCTTTTTTTTGAGCATAGGGCTCATAAGCTGGATGAGGTTCTCTTTGATTTTGATCCGGAAGATTATACTAAACCCTGGACGTTTACCAGTAGTGACGGACGGCTTGATCTTAATTTTAAGCCCCTTTTTGACCGCTCTTCTCAGGTGAATCTTCTGCTGATCAAATCGGTACAGCATCAGGTCTTCGGCAGGTTCAGCGGAAGGGTTCGCCTGGATGATGGACGGGAACTGATCCTGAATGATTTTCTGGGGTTTGCCGAGGATGTCTATAACCGCTGGTAA